The Ictidomys tridecemlineatus isolate mIctTri1 chromosome 1, mIctTri1.hap1, whole genome shotgun sequence DNA window GCAGTAGTGTTCAGTTTCTAAACACCAAAAAGGCAAGAACAGCTTCTTCAACCAAAAGCCCTGGGATCTCTTTAGATTTGAGGAATGGTCCTCTTTTCCTGGAGATAGGATTGTCATTTCCCCCATGGTCAATATGCTCACATTTGGATATGCCAATGGTCCTCTAGACCACATAAGAGCAATCCTGCTACAACTTaatagacataaataaataaagctttctAGGGAATGAGGAAGTTCCCAAGAGGCACCCATCCCTAGCCACTTCCTCACCAGTACATTGGGATGTAAAGAACATCACCAGGGCCAACCACTGTTTCATAACCAACCACGTTTTGGAAATTGGGGAACCTCTCGTAGTCAGGATTGTCAAAGTCCACCTAAGAggttcaaaacaaaagaaaaaagagcagtCAGTCAACAGTTTCTACAAGTAATCACTATATACTAGTTACcttggtacttaaaaaaaaagtaaaagatgcctttaaaaaagtttttagaatttatatCTAGCAGAAGACACAATGCACATTAAACTCTCTTTCAGAGAACAACATAAGGTAGCCCATCCTTGAatgttaaatgataaaaaattctAAGCTTCAGTGCTTCTGAGATCCAAAGACCTGTAAGGAATTAGGACTCATCTGTCAACAACCCTTCAGAAACTTTTCCCCAAAGAACAAATTCTAATCAGCAAAGACTCCATGAAGTAGCAAGGCAACTTTCTCCTCAAAAAGGAGAGGATGTCTGTAGCTGGCCACAAAGGCAAACACAAGCCTTACTTAGGTCCAGGAAACATAGTGATGTAGCTCAATTCTAGTCATCTTTCTCTGTATCAAAAAGAAATAGCATATGTgacaaaaataacaattaaatcCAATGGAGGTATATGCATTTTATTCCATGAACTTGTATGCCCATCAGAGTAACCTGAGCCCACTAGCGTCACTGACGGGGTCTGCCTCTGAGAACTAGCTCCATGGGCTATTTTCACTTGTAAACATCTGAGGACCAGCATAGAAGCCTGAATTATGTGAGCTGTACTATGAAATTATCCTCAGGGCTTATCAGTAAGAAATGATCAACCTGTAAACCAAACCTGCTACTGGGAAGGAGAAAGACATTCCCACCATTTAATTTCAAAGGCATTCCTAGAATCTAGAGTTCTACACCCTTCTCAGACCACACAAGCTCACCTGGCTCTGTCTGTCACATGGGTGATGAACAGGATATGGATAGAGGCACTCAAACTGATCCGGAGGGAATAAGATGCATCGCTTATGGCCTTTTATCTGGGCAAAGAAGTTCTGTTGCTCATCATAGTGAGCAGGTGTCACATTTCCTGCAGGACGAAGGACATTTTCTTACCTAGAGTACTGGTTCTAGTGTACAGGCTAAACAGAAAGCTCAGGGCTGGAGAGAAACTCAGCCTACCCTCCCAGTTAAGGGTCCCAATCAAATTTTAGACAGAATCAGGGAAATTACAATGCCAATCTTAGCAAATTAGATGTTACATTTTTATAGATAGTAAATCTAGAAAACATCACAGGTAAGGGTCCACCATCAGCTAGCAAAGTAGATATTTCTAAATGATGGTTGCTGTCTATACTGTAAGCAAGATCAAAATGTTACAGTCTGGCAGGGTAAGATACTACGTATACTTGTACCTTCTTGACTATGTCAAGAATTCaagggaaataaaacagaaatgactAGTCAATGCATGCATTATCTACTCTGAGGAGTTAACCTGTCATTTTAAGTTGTATGAATAGGTTTTTGCTTTGGATAGCTCTTTTGGGGCCTAGAGATTCTAAGCCTTTGCTCCCACTTCACCATTCATGTGGGATGCAACACTTTTCAATGCAACACTGGGGCTTACTGGGGCGGCTGACTCTCACTAGAAGGAAGCTTATCAGATCAGTGAAGAGGTTGTTGTATAATTTAAATTAGACACATTACTTAAAATGCATAAATTAGTTCTCCCCTAATGTTCTATGTCCCACCTACTCATAATTGGATCACATCTGTATCCTTTGCACAGTCCTTGAGTAGAACACACACATCTACACAGAGTTTAGAAAACactcccagcccagcctgggtATGCCAAACAGTTGCCTTATTAACTAATGAGAGTTCACATGCATCCTCAAAGGAAAGGTGCTCTCTCATCTCTACCTGAGGAATTCACTTCCCTGCGCCCTACTGTAGGAAAGGAAAGTAACAGAAAGGTCAAAATCAAGGAAACCAGAAATGGTTCATTCCTGGCAGACCAATTAAGAGCTGGTTTCACAAGCCATATTGCTGGAAACTTTTTATACCCACTGTAGCAAAGGATTCAAATCTGAATAAAGGACAATGAAGGGAGAAGAGACTTCAGAGCTCAGTAGTGACTGATGAGTAATGACTCTGCTTCCTTGTTCAAcaaaatttatttactatttgttAAGTATGGGCATGACACTGAGCTagtatggaaataaaaatgagagacaATGATCCTGCCCTATAAATAGTGTTCTTTCTCCTGAATGAAGTTTAAATGTTTCcctttttattcaaaattaaacaaaacaaacatacacCAGAAGAATACACTCATGTATTTgcttgtatgtgtatataattttctGGCAAGAAACACAAGTGACTAATAACATGCAGTGTCTCTAAGGAGAGAAACTGGGGCAGCTGAGAGACAAAGGTGGAAGACAGACTTATGGCTATGTTCCTATTTATGTAGGTATAAATATCTACCTAAGTGGTTgaatttatattagaaaaataaattttcccaaCTTTTGACTGGAATAAAAATCTTCTGAATATAGACAGGTCCGAAAGAGAGTAGCAGCCTTTCAGAGAGGTCCCTAACGTCTCAATGTATGTACTTACACAGATGAGGAAGGGCAAagggaattttttgtttttgtttttagaatgcATGAATCTAGCTTaaaatttattcacatttcatTTTTGTAGCTATAAGATAGTATCATATTCCTTTTGGGgtatgaggaagctgaggcttaaAAAAGTTCAGTGACTTGTTCAGAGTCAtggaggatggggctggggctgagcgacagcgtacttgcctggcatgtgtgaggcattgggttcaattctcagcaccatatataaataaatacaataaaggtccatcaacaactaaaaaaattaaaaataataataataaaaaaaagagtggagACAGGATTATAAAACAGGTTTGTGTGATTTTAAGCCATGATGCTTTCTGAAAGATTTCTTACCTTCCATGCCAATGAGCAGCAGGTTAGAGGTCAGCTGCCCCCAGCCACGTTTTCCCTGTTGCTTATTAATCCAGTTCCAGTTAAAACCCAAGAAGTCCATGACGATCTTCCTGCCCACAGTGTCATTGAGTGTTTGCTGCAGATACAACCTACATTCCCCATGAAGAATATTCCATCAGTGcctgcgcgcgcgcgcgcgcgcacacacacacacacacacacacacacacacacacacacacacacacacacctggcatGACCTCCCCATATCTGGAAATACAAACCCAAATCCACACCACACCAGCATCTCCCGCAGAAAACAGCTATAATCATGTAATTTTAACCAAcatgagctgggtacagtggtgcatgtgtACAATCTCAGTTACCTAagaagccaaggcaggaagatcacaagttcaaagccaatctgaGCAATTTAAggagaacttgtttcaaaataaaaaataaaaagggttggggatgtagctagtTGTAGAGTACCCCTCGGTTttggttcgatccccagtaccagaaaataaacaaagtctCATTACATTGCCCAGAACAGTCTTGAATTTGTGGGCTTAagtaatcctcttgcttcagcctcccaagtatctgagACTAGAGGTATATGCTACCATACCCATCTCAGAAGTGAATTCTAATTTAACTTCTATGAGCTCTGTTCaacatcaactttttaaaaaaattcttaatcttTTGTGTCACAGCATAAATCCTTTAAAAATCCTAGGTTCTCCACAATGATGTAATCACACACAGAATTTTCACACAATTTCAAATGCCTGGAAGTATTTCCACAAAGGTTAGAATGATGAATCTGCTTTGTTCTAGAGACTCACTCTCAAGGCCTGAAACATCTCCTTTGGCCTGTGATAGCTATGTGGTAAACTATCACTGTTCATCAAAAGCTGGTCCCACCCTGTGGAGAAGTTATTCTTCCATACCTGCTTAAAGCCAGGCATGCTTATTTCACTTGCTTTGGCCAGTGACACATCCGGAGAAGGGACTTATGTTGCTTCcaaccagaattttaaaaaacagtctaCACTATTCCACATGTGTTTCTGTCACAGCAACTACAAAGTTCCAGGTAGTAGCTACTGGGGCTATTTGGGTCTCAGAGTGAACAAGATAATGTAAGAACAAAATGATGTGATACATGATGAACATAGTAGGAGTAAGAAACTGTTGTTGCATTTCCCTGAGATCTGGCTTGAAATTAGTTTATCTTAACTGATCCAACAGTTATCTGTAACAGCATTCAACAGTTGAAGTACAGAGGACACCTCACTGGGTGCATGCCCCAGGTTCCTAATATACCTGAGGAAAGTCACAAATTACTTAAGggatataaaaatgtatacacaTTTGATCAAGTTCCATAAGAAACATTAATAAGAGAGCAAAtttgaagaagagagagaagcagcTCTGTCCTGGTCCTAAGAATGGCAAGCCCCTCAAGGGCTCAAAGGCCTCTCACTGCCTAATATCATAATAGTTAAGGCAATATTAATTAGAAATCTTAGTAAGTTGGAAACACTAGCTACATGGAACCATCAAGACTCAAACACAACCTCAGGGTTCTCCCTAAAGATTATCATGTACATAtttacacaaaaaaaatttacaagtaaCACTTTGAGTCAGGGACACTCCCCAAACATAAACCTAAACAATATTCCTATTATACTTAAACAACCTGAATGGTTATAGTGAAGTTAGTTGGTGTTAAAGTCAACTGATAAGGCAAAACCTTATGGTCATTCACCATGAAGTCTCAATGACTGTAACTGCCCAGAGGCAACCTTACAGAGTGCAAAGCCATCTGGGACCTATAGAAGATGCTATCCTTTTAAGCTGgaataaaggaagaagagaagaatcaTTCTCCTGAATGTTTCTTGTGTTTGCTATCTATCACCGATAACTGTGGAACATCAAGTCTCCCTTCCATTCTAATTTTCTGTAAATGAAGAGTTTCCCAATACACATTTAAACCAGAATCACAACAAACTATACAACTTTTCATCATGAACTGTCCCCAGTCAGCACAATACTTTAGGACAAAGGCTGCAAACTGGCTATCTCAGAGCTAAATCCAATGACAGACATTTTTGTTTGGCCCCTGCagcttttggttaaaaaaaaaaaaaaaagtgagactaCCGCCTACatttaaaagtcaaaaaattttaagcaaataaaaaaatcctcattttgaACCTCTTCAGAAAAATCCGAATATCTAGTAATCTGCAACTGCCCTCCCAAATGGAAACAAGCAAAGTAATAACTTCTCACTTGAAcagagtatatgtgtgtgtatgtatatatacatacacacacacacacacacacacacacatgacgaCTTCAGCTTTATTAGTTTCCATCCATTCAGCTGCCTGACTCTTCTAGACAACTGTGGCTCTCCCTGTATGAAGATGAGAAACTATTATAAAGATTCACAGCTTAAGTCTAATCATTTTTTTATCCCTCAGGCTAAAAAACCAGCTGGTTTTAGTTCCAAGAACAACTAAACCCCCCACAGGACAGAACAGTCAAATATTCACTTGTCAGATATACAGATATGGAAGATACCAATCTCCACTCCCCCAACTCTACCACATCTTCAAACAAGTTCAGAAAGGAAAAACGGATGTCTCAAATCCAGTGAAAAACCAAGATCTGGGAACTTACCTCTCATCCCCACCTTGCTGCTGTATATCCTGCAGTTTCTCAACAAATTCATGAAATTTCATTTCCTCCCTATTGGACCTCGGTTTAAAGTTCTGGAAATTAGCCATCTTCTTCTCATCATAGTACAAGAACTTGTGAGTGCTGGCACTGTACACGGAAAAGTCCCCGTTGCCAATATTCTCTTGTAGGTATTCAAGATCCCATTTTAGAGCAGGATACACAAGATTTGTGTCAGTCAGCACTACAGGTTCCTAAGTAAAAATATtggatgaaaagaaagaaaagaaatcccaaGGTGCTAGAGAGCTCTCCTCCCATGATTCAAACTACTTCCCAGCTTCATAACAATCTCTCCCATAAGGAGTACGAACTCCTTAAATCCATTTTTCCTCTCCATCCCCCTTTAAGTCCTAATCCACAGACCGGCCAGTCCCCACCTCTCTCACCATTCGCCCCTGACCTCTCCTCCCAACTTGGTCTCTTTCCCCTCCCACTTTAGACGCAGCCCCGCCCCCCACCTCATTTTCGATGAGCTCCTCCGCCCGGGGGTCGCTCTGACTCAGACGCGGGATGGGCCGGGTCGGGAAGCTATAAGTGCGCAACTGCGATTCATCCCAGGCGGGGCCCAGGGCTTCAGCCTCTTCCTGGGGCTCTCCAGATCCCGAAGCTGCAGCCTCAGCTGCTGTTGCCGCCATCTCTGCCGCTAGGGACGGCCCCGCCGGAAGCGGAAGCCCCGCCTATTCCGGACAAAACCCACAACGGAAACCATAGAGACGAACTGCAAGAAAGAGCTGTCCAAATAATACATTCAGGACGCGGCGCGGAGGCCTGGGGGAGCTCCTCCTAAAGGTAACCTATAGATCTGCATCCTAGGCTCCACTCCTGGAAAACTAGAGCTAGGCCTCAGTCCCACGGAATAGGGGTGGTCACCCAGTAAACTAATCCACAAAATATTGTACCTCTGTGTTCCCAGACCTAcataagagacaaagaaagaggaaagtttaAGCTTAAACTTTACACGCATAGATGGGGAGAGAAGCACACTTGACCCACCTAAAGATGTCAGAAGGAAGAGCAAATTGCTATGTTGATAAATGTTAGGCAAAAGCTGCTTGAAGGTTGAGGCAAAGGATATATGGCAAGTTGAATTCCTTTAAAATCAAGAGaagagctggatgtggtggtgtgcTCCTGTAGtccagctactccagaggttGATACACAATCTCTTGAGCCcaaggcaagcctgggcaacatagtgagatcccatcttttttaaaaaaataaataaaataaaccaaggtATCATTAGATTTTTCTGTCTATGCCACCATCTCTCCTGCTTGAATATATTCTTGCCAATGGGAACAGTGTTACTATTAGTGGCCAATCATGGGCCTCTCCCATTTCCAAACAATCTATCTTGGTTATAAAAGGTCTTATTAATTACTCTTGCTTACTTAGTTCTTATGGCTGACTGTGGAAGGCCAAATTCTAAGAGGGATCCCAAGATTTACACCCCGTGTTGTACATACCATGTATAAATCTCTCCCCTTAAAGGAAAGCAGGACTTGGGAATATGAAAGGGTAATACACTAATAATTAGATAACATTATATGGCAAAGATGTAATTAAAGTCCCTAATCGGTTAATTTCTGAGCTAATCAAATGGGAAATTTAGCCTGGTAGGCCTGAATTTATCACTTAAGCCCTTTAAATCTGGgcctagggctgaggatgtacctcggtggtacagcacttgcctagtatgtgcaaagccctgggttcaatccccagcatcaccccccccccaaaaaaatctgtgacaagcgtgctaccacttgagccacatccccagccctaaatatattctttttaaacatatgcaaaaatcttcaacaataTAGTAACAACTAAATCTAGCACCATATATAAAGTGCTACATACCATGACCAAGAGAATTTATTTCAGGAAcacaaggttgattcaacatctGAAAGTCAATCAAATGTAATATATTAATAGGAGAAAACtacacatgatcatctcaatatacACAGAAGTAGCTTTTGACAAACTTCAATACCCTTTCATGATACAAATAGGGTTCCAAAGGATACCATTGAGAGAGTAAAAAGAAGCCAAATGActttggaggctggggcaggaggattgcaagttcaaggccaacctcagcaatttagtgagacctaagcaacttagtgagaccttgtctcaaaatttaaaaaagggctggggaagcttGGCACGGTGGCAcaccgcctgtaatcccagcagcttgggaggctgaagcaggaggatcaaagccagcctcagcaaaagtgaggcactaagcaactcaatgagaccctgtatataaataaaatacaaaataggagtggggaTGTAGCGTAGTGGTtgggtgctcctgagttcaatccccagtacctcccccccacaaaaaaaaggaaaaagaggggggctggggatgtggctcagtgataaagtgcccctgggtccaatccccagtaccaagagaaagaaagagaacaaaaaaaagaaaaaagataatccacagaatgggagaaaatatatttataaatcacatacatgatgagggctggggtgtgactcagtggtaaatcacccctctgggttcaattcccagtacccccaacccctgcaaaaaaaaaaaaaagatagaaagagagagagatggggaaacAATCTGGGAGTTTTTCAAAAGATTAAATATAAAGTCACCCTAGGACCCAGCAATTTTCCTAGGTATATATTCAGAATTGAAAGCATATGTCCGCACATGCATGTGCTGTACAAAAAAATTGTACAAAGATGTCCCTAGCAGCactgttcataatagccaaaaattgGGAACAACCCAAATGATGTGTTAACTGATAagtgtataaataaaatgttgtagaTCCATATAACAGTATATCAGTCatccataaaaaggaatggaagTACTGAAATGTACTATAATATGGacaaactttgaaaacattttgctaagtgaaagaagacagaaataaaaaaccATATATCacatgattacatttatataaaatatccagttagacaaatccacagagacagaaagtagattggtGATTGCAAGTGAGTAGAAAAGGGGTAATGTGCTAATAACAGTTGTGAggtttctttttggggtgatgaaaatagtTTGTTTAGAATTAGTAGTGATAGTTGTAGAACTTTGTAAGTATACTAAAAATCACTTTATTGTACACTTAGGGAATTGTATGATATGTAAATaatatcttaataaaaataagtagatCAACTCTGTTTCTCAATCCAAATGAAATCAGGTCTTGCTAATGGATGAAAACAGATGTTATCCAATTCTGATGTTGCTTAACTAGTGCTGCTCATTTACAGGAGGACAAGTTGCTATACTGTAGTCCTTACCAATAAGTATATACTGAAAAGTACATATCTGTTATtattgctttatatatatttgagagtGACTACAATAGTGAATTCTGCTCCAAAACAGTGATCACCTTAAAAGCTGCTGGAAATAGAGGCatatttttaagatgtaaatTATTCAAATACCACATGTGTAAATAAGATGAAAACATAGTCATATGCAAACACGTCTCCCAATCTTATTGAGTTAAGAGCTTGTAAATTGTGGTCCAGTTTGAAATCTATTTATTCGGGTCCTAACAAATTGGAGGCTTTGCACCATCTCCAGAGAGCTGACTCTGGTGACTGGTTTAGTTTTACATTTGTTGGACTGGAGGGTGACTGGGACATTCAGGTGTAAACACGGATTGAAACTGAGGATCCAATAAAACGCTGATTTGTTAATTGAATAAAGCATCTAAAGGAAGTCCATCGACCAATTAGAACAAAACAAGAGCAAACAAAACTAAGAGCTGAATTTGAAGAATGGTCACTTTgggtatgaaaagaaaaagtaccAGTGAAGGAGAGGAAAAAGGCAAGCAGACTGAGAAGAGAAAGGTTCATTTTACGAAGTGACCTGCCTGTTTCTTCCTCGTTACCCTTGCTGACCTCTATACAACCTCTCACCTTCCTGCAGGACTCCCAGTTCCAAGTTTAAGCTCCGCCCCATTCAGCCCAGAAGATTTGCCTTCACGCCAGGATTCCCGAGTCGCCTTTGGCCGGACTCTGCCGCCGTGACTGGCCTTTGCGCATGCGCGGGGAGAAGTGCGCGGAAGGTGAAGATGGCGGTGGCCGGAGCTGGGGCCCTGGGAGTTCGATGGCTGAGAAGGGCTGTCGGGAACGTGGTGCCGCTAGGGGCACGAACAGGTCCGCGAGAACTGGCGAGGCCTCAGTGTGGGAAGGGGATGCCAGAAGATTGGTGTGAGGGAAGGGAGGTAGTGGATATCGCGAGGCGTCTGTGCCCTAGCAGGGTTGGAGGTGATGGAGGGTCGCGCTGATCCCGTGAAGTCCCAGCCAGGCTTCGGCCTCTGCAGCTTTGAGCCTTCCGGGCTGCTGGCGAATGGGGTTGGTCTGACCTGTGCTCTTCTGtgcttcagcctcccacattACCAAGGACATGCTTCCGGGGCCCTATCCTAAGACCCCAGAAGAACGGGCAGCCGCCGCCAAGAAGTACAATATGCGTGTGGAAGACTACGAGCCTTACCCGGATGATGGCATGGGGTGAGGTAGAGAGGGTCAGCTGGTACCTGGGTAATAGTGGGAGAAGACATGATGGGTGGTTCTACTCTGACCCTTTCTCCCGAACCCTCTAGTGTCATTGGTGTGGGTGCTTTTCTTCGTGGTGAGAGTGGGTGGGTGAGCAGCTGCAGCCTAGAGGACCTCAATTTTCTCCTTGGCTCCGGCTGTTTCCTCAAATGAGGAAGCTGAGATTTTAATGGCTCCCTGGAGGACTCCCGAATAGCAGGAACCTTCCTTGGCTCCTTCCACAGCCCTGGGTTTCATTTAGATTGAGCATCTGCTGGGCTCAGGTGCTGTCATCCAGGCACGTAACCAGACAGGAGCTAGGAgctgcctcacctctgttggcccccaaatttgctGGACTCCTGTCTTGAGAACCTTATTTGTAGATGGAGTACTCTATATTTGTGTGTACGTCTCTCTTTAGGGCTGTGGAAATGGCCAACCTCATTTCTCCAGTTGATGTTACCTCTGCATACCCCTATTTCCACATACCATCCTTGTGGTTAATTACCTTTAGTGATTACCCTCATCTTCACTTTCTTCCTAGTGTCATTCTTTCAATCTTGATTTCAGCATCTCCTAtccttatttttcagttattatcT harbors:
- the Hif1an gene encoding hypoxia-inducible factor 1-alpha inhibitor, with the translated sequence MAATAAEAAASGSGEPQEEAEALGPAWDESQLRTYSFPTRPIPRLSQSDPRAEELIENEEPVVLTDTNLVYPALKWDLEYLQENIGNGDFSVYSASTHKFLYYDEKKMANFQNFKPRSNREEMKFHEFVEKLQDIQQQGGDERLYLQQTLNDTVGRKIVMDFLGFNWNWINKQQGKRGWGQLTSNLLLIGMEGNVTPAHYDEQQNFFAQIKGHKRCILFPPDQFECLYPYPVHHPCDRQSQVDFDNPDYERFPNFQNVVGYETVVGPGDVLYIPMYWWHHIESLLKGGITITVNFWYKGAPTPKRIEYPLKAHQKVAIMRNIEKMLGEALGNPQEVGPLLNTMIKGRYN